A genomic window from Prunus persica cultivar Lovell chromosome G2, Prunus_persica_NCBIv2, whole genome shotgun sequence includes:
- the LOC18786995 gene encoding 3-ketoacyl-CoA synthase 19, with translation MEIFMTMCLLTLYYGFFCLCKLVLQKRDQSCYMLAYECYKAKEDMKVNSDSCAKIVMQNKNLGLEELRFLLKTIVNSGIGEETSCPRNIIECRSSTIEDELHEMDGIIFDTLDKLFARSTSISPSQIDILVVNVSMFSPAPSLTSRIINRYKMREDIKNFNLSGMGCSASLIAIDVVQNLFKSYKNANAIVVSTESLAPNWYCGKEKSMMLTNCLFRSGGCSMLFTNNRDLKHQAMLKLKHLVRTHIGSSNEAYDCCIQAEDESGYQGFRLTKYLTKAAALAFTMNLQILVPKMLPLREILRYLLASLLHKLSNKSQNLEADGVKLNLKTGIEHFCIHPGGRAIIDGIGKSLGLSDYDVEPSRMALYRFGNTSAAGFWYALGYMEAKQRLKKGNRILMSGFGAGFKCNNIVWEVLKDLEDANVWKDCIDSYPPETLVNPFMEKYGWLNDEYLSFLRLDFSQIFA, from the coding sequence ATGGAGATCTTCATGACAATGTGTCTTCTCACCCTTTACTATGGTTTCTTTTGCCTCTGCAAGTTAGTTCTCCAAAAAAGAGACCAGAGCTGCTATATGCTGGCTTATGAGTGTTACAAGGCCAAAGAGGACATGAAGGTCAACAGTGATTCCTGCGCAAAAATCGTCATGCAGAACAAGAATCTGGGATTGGAAGAACTCAGGTTTCTCTTGAAAACTATTGTCAATTCTGGCATTGGTGAAGAAACTTCTTGCCCAAGAAACATCATTGAATGCCGAAGTTCAACCATAGAAGATGAGCTTCATGAGATGGATGGTATAATATTTGACACACTTGACAAGCTTTTTGCTAGGTCTACTTCAATTTCTCCTTCACAAATCGACATTCTGGTTGTCAATGTGTCAATGTTCTCCCCTGCACCCTCTCTAACATCTCGTATAATAAATCGTTACAAGATGAGGGAGGACATCAAGAACTTCAACCTCTCAGGAATGGGATGCAGTGCAAGTCTCATTGCTATTGATGTTGTACAAAACTTGTTCAAGTCATACAAAAACGCAAATGCAATTGTTGTAAGCACAGAATCCCTGGCTCCTAACTGGTACTGCGGCAAAGAAAAGTCCATGATGCTCACCAACTGTCTGTTCCGCTCGGGAGGGTGTTCGATGCTGTTCACAAACAACAGAGACCTAAAGCACCAAGCCATGTTGAAGTTAAAGCATCTGGTACGAACCCACATTGGCTCAAGTAATGAAGCGTATGATTGCTGCATACAGGCAGAAGATGAGAGTGGATATCAAGGTTTTCGCCTTACCAAATACCTCACAAAAGCAGCTGCTCTGGCTTTTACAATGAACCTCCAAATTCTAGTCCCTAAAATGCTTCCACTAAGAGAAATTCTCAGGTATCTGTTGGCATCTCTGCTTCATAAATTAAGTAATAAGAGCCAAAACCTAGAAGCAGATGGTGTGAAACTGAATCTTAAGACTGGGATCGAGCACTTTTGCATTCACCCTGGTGGAAGAGCAATCATAGATGGGATTGGTAAGAGCTTGGGTCTAAGTGATTATGATGTAGAGCCATCTAGAATGGCACTTTACAGGTTTGGTAACACATCAGCAGCTGGCTTTTGGTATGCTTTGGGATACATGGAGGCCAAGCAGAGGCTTAAGAAGGGCAACAGAATTCTGATGAGTGGATTTGGAGCAGGTTTTAAGTGCAACAATATTGTGTGGGAAGTACTCAAGGACTTGGAGGATGCTAATGTTTGGAAAGATTGCATAGACAGTTACCCTCCTGAAACCCTAGTCAATCCATTCATGGAGAAGTATGGTTGGCTCAATGATGAATATCTAAGCTTTCTTAGGCTTGATTTTTCCCAAATATTTGCTTAG
- the LOC18784606 gene encoding 3-ketoacyl-CoA synthase 19 isoform X1 yields MELFMAMCLLPLFCACLYLCKLVLQWRNQQCYLLAYECYKATDDRKLDTESCVKIIQRNKNLGLEEYRFLLKTIVNSGLGEETYGPRNVIAGREDCPSLEDALWEMDDIFSVTLDKLFDRTGISPSKIDILVVNVSLFSPAPSLTSRIINHYKMKKDIKAFNLSGMGCSGSLVAIDLVQNLFKTYKNVHAVVVSTESLGPNWYRGKVKPMILANCLYRSGGCSMLFTNNKALKHRALLKLECIVRTHHGSSDEGYGCSIQVEDKHGFRGFNLSKSIAKVAAKALTMNLRVLVRKVLPLTELLRYVIMSRRQNKVAEHRRGVGADGTGLNLKAGLEHFCIPPTEGAVVNGVGNSLGLNDYDLEPARMALHRFGNTSSGGLWYVLGYMEAKKRLKKRDKILMVSFGAGYECNNCVWVVLRDLHDANVWKDCIERYPPTTLVNPFMDRLSWINDERLSFVTFEEVMNAVRVGGVGPG; encoded by the coding sequence atggAGCTTTTCATGGCAATGTGTTTATTGCCTCTGTTCTGTGCTTGTCTCTACCTCTGTAAGTTGGTTCTTCAATGGAGGAACCAACAATGCTACTTGCTGGCCTATGAGTGCTACAAGGCCACCGATGACAGGAAACTCGACACTGAGTCCTGTGTCAAAATCATTCAGCGGAACAAGAACCTTGGCCTAGAAGAATACAGGTTTCTCCTCAAGACTATTGTCAATTCGGGCCTCGGGGAAGAAACTTACGGTCCAAGAAATGTCATTGCTGGCCGCGAAGATTGCCCTAGCTTGGAAGATGCACTGTGGGAGATGGATGATATATTCTCTGTCACACTTGACAAGCTGTTTGACAGAACAGGAATTTCACCTTCGAAAATCGACATACTTGTTGTCAATGTGTCACTCTTCTCCCCTGCGCCTTCTCTAACGTCTAGGATTATAAACCATTACAAGATGAAGAAGGATATCAAGGCCTTCAACCTCTCTGGCATGGGCTGCAGTGGGAGCCTTGTGGCCATTGATCTTGTGCAGAACTTGTTCAAGACATATAAGAATGTACATGCTGTTGTTGTGAGCACAGAGTCCCTTGGTCCAAATTGGTACCGCGGCAAAGTGAAGCCTATGATTCTTGCTAACTGTCTTTACCGGTCAGGAGGGTGTTCTATGCTTTTCACAAACAACAAGGCTCTCAAGCACAGAGCCCTCTTGAAATTGGAATGCATTGTAAGAACCCATCATGGTTCGAGTGATGAAGGCTATGGCTGCTCCATACAAGTAGAAGATAAACATGGGTTCAGGGGTTTTAATCTCAGCAAAAGCATAGCCAAAGTTGCTGCCAAAGCTCTTACTATGAACCTGCGTGTGCTGGTGCGCAAAGTGCTGCCGCTGACTGAATTGCTGCGCTATGTGATCATGTCTCGCCGCCAAAACAAAGTTGCTGAGCATCGCCGCGGTGTTGGAGCAGACGGGACAGGTTTGAATCTCAAGGCTGGACTTGAGCACTTCTGCATACCGCCTACAGAAGGTGCAGTTGTTAATGGGGTTGGCAATAGTTTAGGCCTCAATGACTATGATCTAGAGCCTGCTCGAATGGCACTTCACCGATTTGGCAACACATCCTCCGGTGGCCTTTGGTATGTTTTGGGATACATGGAGGCCAAGAAGCGGCTTAAGAAGCGAGACAAGATTCTGATGGTGAGCTTTGGTGCAGGTTATGAGTGCAATAATTGTGTGTGGGTGGTGTTGAGGGATTTGCATGATGCCAATGTGTGGAAAGACTGCATAGAAAGGTACCCTCCAACAACTTTGGTCAACCCTTTCATGGATAGGCTTAGTTGGATCAATGATGAACGCCTAAGCTTTGTCACATTTGAGGAGGTTATGAATGCAGTGCGTGTAGGTGGCGTTGGACCTGGATGA
- the LOC18784606 gene encoding 3-ketoacyl-CoA synthase 19 isoform X2, whose translation MELFMAMCLLPLFCACLYLCKLVLQWRNQQCYLLAYECYKATDDRKLDTESCVKIIQRNKNLGLEEYRFLLKTIVNSGLGEETYGPRNVIAGREDCPSLEDALWEMDDIFSVTLDKLFDRTGISPSKIDILVVNVSLFSPAPSLTSRIINHYKMKKDIKAFNLSGMGCSGSLVAIDLVQNLFKTYKNVHAVVVSTESLGPNWYRGKVKPMILANCLYRSGGCSMLFTNNKALKHRALLKLECIVRTHHGSSDEGYGCSIQVEDKHGFRGFNLSKSIAKVAAKALTMNLRVLVRKVLPLTELLRYVIMSRRQNKVAEHRRGVGADGTGLNLKAGLEHFCIPPTEGAVVNGVGNSLGLNDYDLEPARMALHRFGNTSSGGLWYVLGYMEAKKRLKKRDKILMVSFGAGYECNNCVWVVLRDLHDANVWKDCIESACRWRWTWMMPMSELKRLQITLVNPFKREIDVFLNTI comes from the exons atggAGCTTTTCATGGCAATGTGTTTATTGCCTCTGTTCTGTGCTTGTCTCTACCTCTGTAAGTTGGTTCTTCAATGGAGGAACCAACAATGCTACTTGCTGGCCTATGAGTGCTACAAGGCCACCGATGACAGGAAACTCGACACTGAGTCCTGTGTCAAAATCATTCAGCGGAACAAGAACCTTGGCCTAGAAGAATACAGGTTTCTCCTCAAGACTATTGTCAATTCGGGCCTCGGGGAAGAAACTTACGGTCCAAGAAATGTCATTGCTGGCCGCGAAGATTGCCCTAGCTTGGAAGATGCACTGTGGGAGATGGATGATATATTCTCTGTCACACTTGACAAGCTGTTTGACAGAACAGGAATTTCACCTTCGAAAATCGACATACTTGTTGTCAATGTGTCACTCTTCTCCCCTGCGCCTTCTCTAACGTCTAGGATTATAAACCATTACAAGATGAAGAAGGATATCAAGGCCTTCAACCTCTCTGGCATGGGCTGCAGTGGGAGCCTTGTGGCCATTGATCTTGTGCAGAACTTGTTCAAGACATATAAGAATGTACATGCTGTTGTTGTGAGCACAGAGTCCCTTGGTCCAAATTGGTACCGCGGCAAAGTGAAGCCTATGATTCTTGCTAACTGTCTTTACCGGTCAGGAGGGTGTTCTATGCTTTTCACAAACAACAAGGCTCTCAAGCACAGAGCCCTCTTGAAATTGGAATGCATTGTAAGAACCCATCATGGTTCGAGTGATGAAGGCTATGGCTGCTCCATACAAGTAGAAGATAAACATGGGTTCAGGGGTTTTAATCTCAGCAAAAGCATAGCCAAAGTTGCTGCCAAAGCTCTTACTATGAACCTGCGTGTGCTGGTGCGCAAAGTGCTGCCGCTGACTGAATTGCTGCGCTATGTGATCATGTCTCGCCGCCAAAACAAAGTTGCTGAGCATCGCCGCGGTGTTGGAGCAGACGGGACAGGTTTGAATCTCAAGGCTGGACTTGAGCACTTCTGCATACCGCCTACAGAAGGTGCAGTTGTTAATGGGGTTGGCAATAGTTTAGGCCTCAATGACTATGATCTAGAGCCTGCTCGAATGGCACTTCACCGATTTGGCAACACATCCTCCGGTGGCCTTTGGTATGTTTTGGGATACATGGAGGCCAAGAAGCGGCTTAAGAAGCGAGACAAGATTCTGATGGTGAGCTTTGGTGCAGGTTATGAGTGCAATAATTGTGTGTGGGTGGTGTTGAGGGATTTGCATGATGCCAATGTGTGGAAAGACTGCATAGAAAG TGCGTGTAGGTGGCGTTGGACCTGGATGATGCCAATGTCTGAACTGAAAAGACTGCAAATAACATTGGTCAATCCTTTCAAGAGAG AGATTGATGTATTTCTCAACACAATTTGA
- the LOC18787046 gene encoding 60S ribosomal protein L35, whose protein sequence is MARIKVHELRQKTKAELLNQLKDLKAELALLRVAKVTGGAPNKLSKIKVVRLSIAQVLTVISQKQKSALREVYKNKKFLPLDLRPKKTRAIRRRLTKHQASLKTEREKKKEMYYPLRKYAIKA, encoded by the exons ATGG CGAGAATCAAGGTACACGAGCTGAGGCAGAAAACAAAGGCTGAGCTTTTGAACCAGCTCAAGGATCTCAAGGCAGAGCTTGCCCTTCTTCGCGTGGCCAAGGTCACTGGTGGAGCACCCAATAAGCTCTCCAAGAT CAAGGTTGTGAGGCTATCGATCGCCCAAGTGTTGACTGTGATATCACAGAAGCAAAAGTCTGCCCTGAGAGAAGTGTACAAGAACAAGAAGTTCTTGCCTCTTGATCTGCGTCCCAAGAAGACCAGAGCTATCCGCCGAAGGCTCACCAAGCACCAG GCATCTTTGAAGACcgagagggagaagaagaaggaaatgtATTATCCCTTGAGGAAGTATGCCATTAAGGCATAG
- the LOC18787552 gene encoding probable pectate lyase 4, with translation MASLPYADVDFSLRALSGRAEGFGRFAIGGLHGPLYFVTTLADDGPGSLREGCRKQEPLWIVFEVSGTIHLSSYLSVSSYKTIDGRGQRVKLTGKGLRLKECEHIIVCNLEFQGGRGHDVDGIQIKPNSRHIWIDRCSLRDYDDGLIDITRQSTDITISRCYFAQHDKTMLIGADPSHVGDRCIRVTIHHCFFDGTRQRQPRLRFGKVHLYNNYTRNWGIYAVCASVESQIYSQCNIYEAGNKKKTFEYYTEKAADREEAKSGFISSEGDLFLNGAQPCALTGFNQECMFHPSEFYPHWTMEAASDSLKTILQILTGWQSIHRPAEQAQAVTV, from the exons ATGGCCTCGCTACCGTACGCCGACGTGGATTTCAGCTTGAGAGCATTGTCCGGTCGGGCCGAGGGCTTCGGCCGGTTCGCCATCGGCGGCCTCCACGGGCCGCTCTATTTCGTCACCACTTTGGCAG ATGATGGTCCAGGCTCACTTCGTGAAGGATGTCGAAAACAAGAACCACTGTGGATTGTCTTTGAGGTTTCTGGCACCATTCACCTTTCGTCTTACTTGAGTGTGTCATCTTATAAGACAATTGATGGACGAGGCCAGAGAGTAAAGCTCACAGGAAAGGGCCTTAGACTGAAGGAATGTGAACACATAATTGTCTGCAACCTTGAGTTTCAAGGCGGTAGAGGACATGATGTTGATGGCATTCAGATAAAACCGAATTCTAGGCACATTTGGATAGACCGATGCAGCCTTCGTGATTATGATGATGGACTCATAGATATCACCAGACAAAGTACAGATATAACCATCTCTAG ATGTTACTTCGCACAACATGACAAGACAATGCTTATTGGAGCAGACCCCTCCCACGTTGGCGATAGATGCATTCGGGTGACAATTCATCATTGTTTTTTTGATGGGACAAGGCAAAGACAACCTCGCCTTAGATTTGGGAAAGTTCATCTTTACAACAATTACACTCGAAACTGGGGTATATATGCTGTTTGCGCCAGCGTAGAATCCCAG ATATACTCCCAATGCAACATATATGAAGcaggaaataagaaaaagacttTTGAATATTATACAGAAAAG GCAGCAGACAGAGAAGAGGCAAAATCTGGCTTCATAAGTTCTGAGGGCGACCTATTCCTGAACGGAGCTCAACCATGCGCATTAACAGGGTTCAATCAAGAATGCATGTTCCATCCAAGTGAATTTTATCCACATTGGACTATGGAAGCAGCCTCAGATTCTCTTAAAACTATTCTCCAAATTCTTACAGGTTGGCAATCCATTCATAGGCCAGCAGAGCAGGCGCAGGCGGTAACTGTATAG
- the LOC109947121 gene encoding exocyst complex component EXO70A1-like — MMLSETPKSGAATLAPRKVTPSRFFFQSTKTNSSSSHSLSSSCTASTPSRSFSLLMMEENIAIAESIITKWDPNSSSYTKITFLFQHSRKEAKEFLKSVNYLRSAMHVLVGGSSASKLVLAQNLMQTAMKRLEKEFYQILSANRDHLDPESVSSRSSGSAKFYNADEAGSEDELEIVGESITEVERASAFAMSDLKSIADCMISSGYGIECVKIYKIIRKSIVDGGLFRLGIQQFKSPQVHKMDLEGLESILRNWMDAVKIAVKALFRGEKYLCDHVFSASENIKESCFYEITKEGATTLFRFPELIVKNKKAPERIFWQLEIYEAVSDLWPEIESIFDSESTQAIKLQALSSWLKLSDSVRTILSDFESTIQKDSSKILVFGGGIHPLTQSVMNYVSSLADYYGVLSDILADHPPPGNSSFQEFKSVVSDDCSTPEVSVHLAWLILVLLCKLDIKAEIYKDVSLSYLFLANNLHFIVEKVNNTPNLKLLLGKDWVSEHMKKVKLYASNYETTAWTKVLSSLPERSADISPEMAKECFRKFNTAFEEAYRKQTSWIVEDGKLRNDLKVSISQKLVPTYQEFYDTYMVMLSGEKNMELLARVSPNDLGNYLSDLFHGTSASVSSTTSSSLVPSQRCFLI, encoded by the coding sequence ATGATGCTATCAGAGACCCCTAAGAGTGGTGCTGCTACACTCGCACCAAGAAAAGTAACGCCAAGCCGCTTTTTCTTCCAATCTACCAAAAccaactcttcttcttcacattCACTTTCAAGCTCTTGCACTGCTTCAACCCCTTCCCGCAGCTTCTCTCTACTGATGATGGAAGAAAACATCGCAATTGCTGAATCCATCATCACCAAATGGGATCCAAACTCTTCCTCATACACCAAAATCACTTTTCTGTTCCAGCATAGCAGAAAAGAAGCCAAAGAGTTCCTCAAATCCGTAAACTACTTGCGTAGTGCTATGCATGTTTTAGTTGGTGGAAGCTCAGCCAGCAAGCTTGTACTTGCTCAAAATCTAATGCAAACAGCGATGAAAAGGCTTGAAAAAGAGTTTTACCAGATATTGTCTGCAAACCGGGATCACCTTGACCCTGAATCGGTTTCAAGTCGATCCTCAGGATCAGCCAAATTTTATAATGCAGACGAGGCTGGATCAGAAGACGAGTTGGAAATTGTTGGTGAGTCAATCACAGAGGTTGAGAGAGCCTCAGCATTTGCCATGTCAGACCTGAAGTCAATAGCTGATTGTATGATCAGTTCTGGCTATGGTATAGAGTGCGTGAAGATATACAAAATTATCCGGAAGTCAATAGTGGATGGAGGATTGTTTCGCCTTGGAatccaacagttcaaatctCCGCAAGTTCATAAAATGGATTTGGAAGGACTAGAAAGCATACTCAGGAACTGGATGGATGCTGTAAAGATTGCTGTGAAAGCACTATTTCGTGGAGAAAAATATCTCTGTGATCATGTGTTTTCAGCATCTGAGAATATCAAAGAGTCATGCTTCTATGAGATAACCAAAGAAGGAGCCACCACCCTATTCAGATTTCCTGAACTCATTGTGAAGAACAAGAAAGCCCCAGAAAGAATTTTCTGGCAACTGGAAATCTATGAAGCAGTCTCTGATCTTTGGCCGGAGATTGAATCTATATTCGACTCTGAATCAACCCAAGCTATAAAGCTACAAGCTCTTTCATCATGGCTCAAACTTTCAGATTCTGTTCGGACCATTCTTTCCGACTTCGAATCAACAATTCAAAAGGACTCATCAAAGATTCTAGTTTTCGGAGGCGGGATTCACCCACTTACCCAATCAGTGATGAACTATGTATCTTCACTAGCAGATTACTATGGAGTTCTCTCTGATATCCTTGCTGACCATCCACCACCAGGGAATTCATCATTTCAAGAATTCAAAAGCGTAGTGTCAGATGACTGTTCAACACCAGAAGTGTCAGTCCACCTAGCTTGGCTCATTTTAGTCCTTTTGTGCAAGCTTGACATCAAAGCTGAGATTTATAAAGATGTGTCTTTGTCATATCTCTTCCTTGCCAACAATCTTCACTTCATTGTTGAGAAGGTGAACAACACACCCAACCTGAAACTCCTCCTTGGTAAAGATTGGGTATCTGAACACATGAAGAAGGTTAAACTGTATGCTTCAAACTACGAAACCACAGCGTGGACAAAGGTGTTATCATCATTACCAGAGAGGTCAGCAGACATATCTCCTGAAATGGCAAAGGAGTGTTTTAGGAAGTTCAACACAGCGTTTGAAGAGGCATATAGGAAACAGACATCCTGGATTGTAGAGGATGGGAAGTTGAGGAATGACTTGAAGGTGTCAATTTCACAGAAACTAGTACCAACCTATCAAGAATTCTACGACACATACATGGTGATGCTAAGTGGGGAGAAAAATATGGAGTTGTTGGCAAGAgtttcaccaaatgacttggGGAATTACTTGTCTGATTTGTTCCATGGGACTTCCGCCTCAGTTAGTTCTACCACTTCATCTTCATTGGTGCCTTCTCAGAGATGCTTCCTCATCTAA